A window of Streptomyces sp. SAI-127 contains these coding sequences:
- the rplS gene encoding 50S ribosomal protein L19, producing MSQLLDSVDSASLRTDIPAFRPGDTVNVHVRVIEGNRSRVQQFKGVVIRRQGAGVRETFTVRKVSFSVGVERTFPVHTPIVEKIELVTRGDVRRAKLYYLRELRGKAAKIKEKRDN from the coding sequence ATGTCTCAACTGCTCGACTCCGTCGACTCCGCGTCGCTGCGCACCGACATCCCGGCCTTCCGCCCGGGTGACACCGTCAACGTCCACGTCCGCGTCATCGAGGGCAACCGCTCCCGTGTGCAGCAGTTCAAGGGCGTGGTGATCCGTCGCCAGGGCGCCGGTGTCCGCGAGACCTTCACGGTCCGCAAGGTCTCGTTCTCCGTCGGCGTCGAGCGCACCTTCCCGGTGCACACCCCGATCGTCGAGAAGATCGAGCTGGTCACCCGCGGTGACGTGCGTCGCGCGAAGCTGTACTACCTGCGCGAGCTCCGCGGCAAGGCCGCGAAGATCAAGGAGAAGCGCGACAACTGA
- the trmD gene encoding tRNA (guanosine(37)-N1)-methyltransferase TrmD — protein MRLDVVTIFPEYLEPLNVSLVGKARARGQLDVHVHDLREWTYDRHNTVDDTPYGGGPGMVMKTDPWGDALDCVLADGYETGSRAPALIVPTPSGRPFTQELAVELSERPWLIFTPARYEGIDRRVIDEYATRMPVHEVSIGDYVLAGGEAAVLVITEAVARLLPGVLGNAESHRDDSFAPGAMANLLEGPVYTKPPEWRGRGIPDVLLSGHHGKIARWRRDEALRRTAANRPDLIERCDPGAFNKKDREMLSILGWAPDPAGEPYGRFWRRPEAVEE, from the coding sequence ATGCGGCTCGACGTCGTCACGATCTTCCCCGAGTACCTCGAACCCCTGAACGTCTCGCTGGTCGGCAAGGCACGCGCGCGTGGGCAGCTGGACGTGCACGTCCACGATCTGCGCGAGTGGACCTACGACCGGCACAACACCGTCGACGACACCCCGTACGGCGGCGGCCCGGGCATGGTCATGAAGACCGACCCCTGGGGGGACGCGCTGGACTGCGTGCTCGCGGACGGCTACGAGACGGGCTCCCGGGCGCCCGCGCTCATCGTCCCCACCCCGAGCGGCCGCCCCTTCACCCAGGAACTCGCCGTGGAGCTCTCCGAGCGTCCCTGGCTGATCTTCACTCCGGCGCGCTACGAGGGCATCGACCGCCGGGTGATCGACGAGTACGCCACCCGGATGCCCGTCCACGAGGTGTCCATCGGCGACTACGTCCTCGCCGGGGGCGAAGCCGCCGTACTGGTGATCACCGAGGCCGTGGCCCGGCTGCTGCCCGGTGTACTGGGCAACGCCGAGTCGCACCGGGACGACTCCTTCGCGCCCGGAGCCATGGCGAACCTGCTCGAAGGACCCGTCTACACCAAGCCGCCCGAGTGGCGCGGCCGCGGCATCCCGGACGTGCTGCTCAGCGGGCACCACGGCAAGATCGCCCGCTGGCGCCGCGACGAGGCACTCCGGCGTACGGCGGCCAACCGGCCCGACCTCATCGAGCGCTGTGACCCCGGGGCCTTCAACAAGAAGGACCGCGAGATGCTCTCCATCCTGGGCTGGGCGCCGGACCCGGCGGGGGAGCCGTACGGCCGATTTTGGCGCAGGCCGGAAGCCGTGGAAGAATAG
- the rimM gene encoding ribosome maturation factor RimM (Essential for efficient processing of 16S rRNA) has translation MQLVVARIGRAHGIKGDVTVEVRTDEPELRLAPGAVLATDPPSTGPLTIETGRVHSGRLLLRFEGVKDRTAAEALRNTLLIAEVDPEELPEEEDEYYDHQLMDLDVVTADGVEVGRITEISHLPSQDLFIVERPDGSEVMIPFVEEIVAEIDLAEQKAVITPPPGLIDDRAEIASSRDSEDES, from the coding sequence GTGCAGCTGGTAGTCGCACGGATCGGCCGCGCCCACGGCATCAAGGGCGACGTCACCGTCGAGGTACGAACCGACGAGCCCGAACTCAGGCTCGCCCCCGGCGCCGTCCTGGCCACCGATCCGCCCTCCACGGGGCCGCTCACCATCGAGACCGGCCGCGTCCACAGCGGCCGTCTCCTCCTGCGCTTCGAGGGCGTGAAGGACCGCACCGCCGCCGAGGCCCTCCGCAACACCCTCCTGATCGCCGAGGTCGACCCGGAGGAGCTGCCGGAGGAGGAGGACGAGTACTACGACCACCAGCTGATGGACCTCGACGTGGTCACCGCGGACGGCGTCGAGGTCGGCCGGATCACCGAGATCTCGCACCTGCCCTCCCAGGACCTCTTCATCGTCGAGCGGCCCGACGGCAGCGAGGTGATGATCCCGTTCGTCGAGGAGATCGTCGCCGAGATCGACCTGGCGGAGCAGAAGGCGGTCATCACACCACCGCCCGGCCTGATCGACGACCGCGCCGAGATCGCGTCCTCCCGTGACTCCGAGGACGAGTCCTGA
- a CDS encoding RNA-binding protein: MLEEALEHLVKGIVDNPDDVQVASRNLRRGRVLEVRVHPDDLGKVIGRNGRTARALRTVVGAIGGRGVRVDLVDVDHVR; the protein is encoded by the coding sequence ATGCTCGAGGAGGCTCTCGAGCACCTCGTGAAGGGCATCGTCGACAACCCTGACGATGTGCAGGTCGCCTCTCGCAACCTGCGCCGCGGGCGCGTTCTCGAGGTCCGGGTCCACCCCGACGACCTCGGCAAGGTGATCGGCCGCAACGGCCGCACCGCGCGTGCCCTGCGCACCGTCGTGGGTGCCATCGGCGGCCGCGGTGTCCGCGTCGACCTCGTCGACGTCGACCACGTCCGCTGA
- the rpsP gene encoding 30S ribosomal protein S16, with protein MAVKIKLKRLGKIRSPHYRIVVADSRTRRDGRAIEEIGLYHPVQNPSRIEVDADRVAYWLGVGAQPTEPVLAILKKTGDWQKFKGEPAPAPLLQPAEKAARPLFEALGGDDEGKGEAITQKKKTEKKDEASAESGSTEA; from the coding sequence GTGGCAGTCAAGATCAAGCTGAAGCGTCTGGGCAAGATCCGTTCGCCTCACTACCGCATCGTCGTCGCCGACTCCCGCACTCGCCGTGATGGCCGTGCGATCGAGGAGATCGGCCTGTACCACCCGGTGCAGAACCCCTCGCGCATCGAGGTCGACGCCGACCGTGTGGCGTACTGGCTCGGTGTCGGCGCCCAGCCGACCGAGCCCGTTCTCGCCATCCTGAAGAAGACCGGCGACTGGCAGAAGTTCAAGGGCGAGCCCGCCCCGGCTCCGCTGCTCCAGCCGGCCGAGAAGGCCGCGCGTCCCCTGTTCGAGGCCCTTGGTGGCGACGACGAGGGCAAGGGTGAGGCCATCACCCAGAAGAAGAAGACCGAGAAGAAGGACGAGGCCTCGGCCGAGTCCGGGTCGACCGAGGCCTGA
- the proS gene encoding proline--tRNA ligase, whose translation MAKAPVLTPRADDFPRWYQDLITKAELADNGPVRGTMVIRPYGYGLWERMQAEMDARIKETGTQNAYFPLLIPQSYLTREADHVEGFAPELAVVTHGGGKELEEPAVVRPTSEMIINDYFSKWVQSYRDLPLLINQWANVVRWELRPRLFLRTTEFLWQEGHTAHATEEDARAFASHIHRQVYEDFMTNVLAMDVVPGRKTVKERFAGAVNTLTLEGMMGDGKALQMATSHELGQNFAKAFNTSYLSKDGTQELVWQTSWGSTTRMIGALVMMHGDDNGLRVPPRLAQTQVVVLAIKGDEPVLAKVREIGARLKAAGIRVHVDDRTDTPFGRRAVDWELKGVPVRVEIGPRDLENGTAMVARRIPGGKEAIAVEDLVRLLPAVLEEDQALLLAQSRERRESRTTEVSTFDEAVEAAVAGGWARIPWATLGEDGEARLAEHGVTVRCLVAEDGSVPSADDAPGNVAVVARAY comes from the coding sequence ATGGCAAAGGCACCTGTTCTCACACCCCGGGCGGACGACTTCCCGCGCTGGTACCAGGATCTGATCACCAAGGCCGAACTGGCCGACAACGGTCCGGTGCGCGGCACCATGGTCATCCGACCGTACGGGTACGGACTGTGGGAGCGGATGCAGGCCGAGATGGACGCCCGCATCAAGGAGACGGGAACCCAGAACGCGTACTTCCCGCTGCTGATCCCGCAGTCGTACCTCACCCGGGAGGCCGACCATGTCGAGGGGTTCGCGCCCGAGCTCGCGGTGGTCACCCACGGCGGCGGCAAGGAACTCGAGGAGCCCGCGGTCGTCCGCCCCACCTCCGAGATGATCATCAACGACTACTTCTCGAAGTGGGTGCAGAGCTACCGCGACCTGCCGCTGCTGATCAACCAGTGGGCGAACGTGGTGCGTTGGGAACTTCGTCCCCGGCTCTTCCTGCGGACGACGGAGTTCCTGTGGCAGGAGGGCCACACCGCGCACGCGACCGAGGAGGACGCGCGTGCCTTCGCCTCGCACATCCACCGGCAGGTCTACGAGGACTTCATGACCAATGTCCTCGCCATGGACGTCGTCCCCGGCCGCAAGACGGTCAAGGAGCGCTTCGCCGGCGCCGTCAACACCCTCACGCTCGAAGGCATGATGGGCGACGGCAAGGCCCTCCAGATGGCCACCAGCCACGAGTTGGGCCAGAACTTCGCCAAGGCCTTCAACACCTCGTACCTGTCCAAGGACGGCACACAGGAACTCGTCTGGCAGACCTCCTGGGGCTCGACCACCCGCATGATCGGCGCCCTGGTGATGATGCACGGCGACGACAACGGCCTCCGCGTCCCGCCGCGGCTCGCGCAGACCCAGGTCGTCGTCCTCGCGATCAAGGGCGACGAGCCGGTTCTGGCCAAGGTCCGCGAGATCGGCGCCCGGTTGAAGGCGGCGGGCATCCGCGTCCACGTCGACGACCGCACCGACACCCCCTTCGGCCGCCGCGCGGTCGACTGGGAGCTCAAGGGCGTACCGGTCCGCGTCGAGATCGGGCCCCGTGACCTGGAGAACGGCACCGCGATGGTGGCCCGGCGGATTCCGGGAGGCAAGGAAGCGATCGCCGTCGAGGATCTCGTACGACTGCTCCCGGCCGTCCTCGAGGAGGACCAGGCGCTGCTGCTGGCCCAGTCCCGCGAGCGCCGCGAGTCCCGTACGACCGAGGTGTCGACGTTCGACGAAGCCGTCGAGGCCGCTGTCGCCGGCGGCTGGGCGCGGATCCCGTGGGCCACCCTCGGCGAAGACGGCGAGGCCAGGCTGGCCGAGCACGGGGTGACCGTACGGTGTCTGGTCGCGGAGGACGGGTCGGTGCCGAGTGCCGACGACGCGCCCGGTAACGTCGCGGTCGTCGCGCGCGCTTACTGA